A DNA window from bacterium contains the following coding sequences:
- a CDS encoding response regulator, with product MEKKILVVDDEAAIRKLLDKAFRKKGYTVVLAESAEEALEILKDDYIQVMFLDLRLPGQNGIELCREIRKANPIACIYAMTGYSSLFELSDCRDAGFDDYFLKPVDLDVFLNTAEDAFTKLERWKKKVP from the coding sequence ATGGAAAAGAAAATACTGGTTGTCGATGACGAAGCAGCGATACGTAAATTACTGGATAAGGCCTTCAGAAAAAAGGGGTATACGGTCGTACTCGCAGAAAGCGCGGAAGAAGCGCTCGAAATACTGAAGGATGACTATATCCAGGTCATGTTTCTCGATTTACGGCTCCCCGGACAGAACGGTATCGAACTCTGCCGTGAAATCCGTAAAGCAAATCCCATCGCGTGTATTTATGCCATGACCGGATACAGCTCGCTTTTCGAGCTTTCGGATTGCCGCGATGCGGGCTTCGATGATTATTTTCTGAAGCCGGTCGATCTCGATGTGTTTCTGAACACAGCGGAAGATGCTTTTACCAAGCTCGAACGATGGAAGAAAAAAGTTCCCTGA